From Pseudoalteromonas sp. R3, one genomic window encodes:
- a CDS encoding Nif3-like dinuclear metal center hexameric protein, with the protein MQRKKLVNHLNEYLKPFQIKDYCPNGLQVEGKTEIRKVITGVTASQALIDAAIDRQADAILVHHGYFWKGEDQTVTGMKKRRLQSLLAHDINLLAYHLPLDVHPEVGNNAQLGKLLGLTLERPLEPWNSNSVAVKGKLSEPMAATDFAALIEQKLGRKPLLNQAGDHLIKTIAWCTGGGQSFIDLAASQGIDAYLTGEASEQTIHSSNEQQIHFFAAGHHATERYGAKALGEYLAAQFGLDVEFVDIDNPV; encoded by the coding sequence ATGCAACGTAAAAAGCTGGTAAATCACCTCAATGAATATCTAAAGCCTTTTCAAATCAAAGATTATTGCCCAAACGGCTTACAAGTTGAAGGCAAAACCGAGATCCGCAAGGTGATCACCGGTGTCACTGCCAGTCAGGCACTGATTGACGCAGCAATCGACAGACAAGCCGATGCCATACTGGTGCACCATGGCTATTTCTGGAAAGGCGAAGACCAAACAGTAACCGGTATGAAAAAGCGCCGCCTGCAAAGCTTGCTCGCGCATGACATAAACCTGTTGGCCTATCACCTGCCTCTGGATGTGCACCCTGAGGTGGGCAACAACGCACAACTGGGTAAGCTGCTGGGCCTGACACTTGAGCGTCCATTGGAACCCTGGAACAGCAACAGCGTGGCAGTAAAAGGCAAACTGAGCGAGCCCATGGCTGCGACCGACTTTGCCGCTTTGATTGAACAGAAGCTGGGCCGTAAACCACTACTCAACCAGGCGGGCGATCACCTGATCAAGACCATTGCCTGGTGCACAGGGGGTGGACAGAGCTTTATTGATCTGGCGGCCAGTCAGGGGATCGATGCTTATCTGACAGGAGAAGCGTCGGAACAGACCATTCATTCTTCAAATGAGCAACAGATCCACTTCTTTGCAGCGGGACACCATGCTACCGAGCGCTACGGTGCCAAAGCTTTAGGAGAATACCTGGCTGCGCAGTTCGGTCTGGATGTCGAATTTGTTGATATCGACAACCCGGTATAA
- a CDS encoding rhodanese-like domain-containing protein: MIKQGLFLLFALVSLFAQAATESITQQALLRNQMSAQPHVIVDVRSEKEFEAGHLKGAINIPFDQITQHQSLLATLKPQTLVVYCRSGRRAAIFEQALMEQGFSLLHLSGDYLSWQAEQLPVITPTEPAGQ; encoded by the coding sequence ATGATTAAACAAGGTTTATTTTTGTTGTTTGCTCTGGTGAGTTTATTTGCTCAGGCTGCCACAGAGAGCATCACCCAGCAGGCGTTATTGCGAAATCAGATGTCGGCTCAGCCCCATGTCATTGTAGATGTAAGAAGTGAAAAAGAGTTTGAGGCCGGGCACCTGAAAGGCGCGATTAACATCCCTTTTGATCAAATCACTCAGCACCAGTCTTTGCTGGCAACACTAAAACCCCAGACGCTGGTGGTTTATTGTCGCTCGGGACGCCGGGCAGCCATTTTTGAGCAAGCACTGATGGAGCAGGGGTTCAGCCTGTTGCACCTTAGCGGCGATTATCTTAGCTGGCAGGCCGAGCAACTTCCGGTGATAACACCGACAGAGCCTGCCGGGCAGTAG
- a CDS encoding DUF4336 domain-containing protein produces MRQLDDNIWIFDGEAVSFFTMPFTTRMTIVRLPCGGLWVHSPIRLTPELREQVDSLGPVTYLIAPNHLHHLFMAPWQEAYPQAQTFGTQEVKDKCETLSFDDILDNDHHYPWDNTLKTLLFTGSPAMEEAVFYHPESGTLLVTDLIENFDPQSLNTFQRFVAKGAGVVAPEGQTPLDWRLSFIFHHDTARVHLHKMLSWAPKRLVMAHGLIIEEDAVAFLQRAFDWLDK; encoded by the coding sequence ATGAGACAGCTGGACGACAATATTTGGATCTTCGATGGTGAAGCGGTATCTTTTTTCACCATGCCTTTCACTACCCGAATGACGATAGTACGTTTACCTTGCGGCGGATTGTGGGTACACAGTCCAATTCGCCTGACACCTGAGCTGCGTGAGCAGGTCGATTCGCTTGGGCCCGTGACCTATCTGATTGCACCCAATCACCTCCACCACCTGTTTATGGCACCCTGGCAGGAGGCCTATCCACAAGCGCAAACCTTTGGTACACAGGAAGTCAAAGACAAGTGTGAGACACTCAGTTTTGATGATATCCTTGATAACGACCATCATTACCCCTGGGATAATACACTGAAAACGCTGCTTTTTACGGGCTCACCGGCAATGGAAGAAGCGGTGTTCTATCACCCTGAAAGTGGCACGTTACTGGTCACCGATTTGATTGAAAATTTTGATCCCCAGAGCCTGAACACCTTCCAGCGCTTTGTGGCAAAAGGCGCGGGTGTGGTCGCACCTGAAGGCCAGACTCCACTAGACTGGCGACTGAGTTTTATTTTCCATCACGATACGGCGAGGGTGCATTTACACAAGATGTTAAGCTGGGCGCCAAAGCGGTTGGTGATGGCACATGGCCTCATCATAGAGGAAGACGCGGTTGCCTTTTTACAACGGGCATTTGACTGGTTGGATAAATAA
- a CDS encoding phasin family protein: MYNDLMKTFTEQSEQFFSPAIKFNQLVAKNIEQLAQIQLDATESFTKTSVEQLKTAAEVKDVKSFIDFNASQLTAMNKLSQQMIDDGQKLTQLGNEFKEHLDAISKDSVKATAKA; this comes from the coding sequence ATGTACAACGATCTAATGAAAACTTTTACTGAGCAAAGCGAGCAGTTTTTCTCTCCGGCAATCAAGTTCAACCAACTGGTTGCTAAAAACATTGAGCAACTGGCGCAAATCCAGCTTGATGCAACAGAAAGCTTCACTAAAACCTCTGTTGAACAACTGAAAACTGCCGCTGAAGTAAAAGATGTTAAGTCTTTCATCGACTTCAATGCCAGCCAGCTTACTGCGATGAACAAGCTAAGCCAGCAAATGATCGACGACGGTCAAAAGCTGACTCAACTTGGCAATGAGTTCAAAGAGCACCTTGACGCTATCTCTAAAGACAGTGTTAAAGCCACTGCTAAAGCTTAA
- a CDS encoding methyltransferase domain-containing protein: protein MARHKQRTLNRNEDRNFSELTGKFKNNIYGTSKGKLREAVLQRDLIQHVPWLGVDCEKTVLDVGGGQGQLAMFLAQQGHHVTLIDISKEMLAQAQTQAETLGVSDRLTLIHAPLQALPDLNLGQFDLVLCHAVLEWLTEQQKALKLLSDRLTTEGYLSLMYYNRAAQRMANMVYGNFDYVLNGLQVKQKVGLSPNRPLEPDDVNNWLGALPLQKLSQSGVRCFHDYLRESDKANSQFDALLALELKYNQQEPYASLGRYTHLMMQCHHTT, encoded by the coding sequence ATGGCAAGACATAAACAGCGCACCCTCAACAGAAATGAGGATCGCAATTTCAGCGAGTTAACCGGTAAATTTAAAAATAACATTTATGGCACATCAAAGGGCAAACTGAGAGAAGCAGTGCTCCAGCGAGACCTAATCCAACATGTGCCCTGGCTGGGTGTCGACTGCGAAAAAACGGTGCTTGATGTTGGTGGCGGCCAGGGCCAGCTGGCGATGTTTTTGGCACAGCAGGGCCATCACGTCACTCTGATAGATATCTCAAAGGAGATGCTGGCTCAGGCTCAAACACAGGCCGAAACCCTGGGCGTCAGCGACCGTCTTACCCTGATCCATGCCCCATTACAGGCACTGCCGGATCTGAACCTGGGTCAGTTTGATTTGGTACTTTGCCATGCTGTACTGGAATGGCTGACTGAACAACAAAAGGCGTTAAAACTGCTGTCAGACAGGTTAACCACTGAGGGCTATCTGTCTTTAATGTATTACAATCGTGCAGCTCAGCGCATGGCCAACATGGTGTATGGCAATTTTGACTATGTGCTTAATGGTTTACAGGTCAAGCAGAAAGTCGGGCTAAGCCCCAACCGACCACTGGAGCCGGATGATGTAAACAATTGGCTCGGCGCTTTACCCCTGCAAAAATTGAGTCAGTCAGGTGTACGTTGCTTTCATGATTATTTGCGGGAATCAGATAAAGCGAACAGTCAGTTTGACGCACTATTGGCACTGGAACTCAAATATAATCAGCAAGAGCCCTACGCCTCACTTGGCAGGTATACACATTTAATGATGCAATGCCATCACACAACTTGA
- a CDS encoding winged helix-turn-helix domain-containing protein — MEFQFANARLNVATQCVIINQRSTQLDDRAFLLLNYLIQRRPQVCSHAELVKLLWPNTVVSDWSLPKLVSDLRSQLNRAGIQQNCIVTVRGQGYRFAPAIEVTEHQATGSLMGTVGSTDTATMTAQPMQMMSLREHNALPARYWLPVLVIACLCFVGLMTHSTEQTPILRHGEPVDAIGRILWVDDNPQNNLQEKRYFERHHIGVYPVKTTEEALLLLQMYEYNLIISDMGRAQEPLAGLKLLQQLRASGNHTPYYFYTLIDSQEMLQVIENSGGQGVATQRPQLYGKILSHFATKNIDLSD; from the coding sequence ATGGAGTTTCAATTCGCCAACGCGCGTTTGAATGTTGCTACGCAGTGCGTCATCATCAATCAGCGGTCAACGCAGCTGGATGACCGCGCCTTTTTGCTTCTCAATTATCTAATACAGCGCCGGCCACAGGTTTGCTCGCATGCCGAATTGGTCAAGTTATTGTGGCCAAATACTGTGGTTTCAGATTGGTCATTGCCTAAACTGGTTTCAGATCTGCGCAGCCAGTTAAACCGCGCAGGGATACAACAAAATTGCATCGTTACCGTACGTGGTCAGGGTTATCGTTTCGCACCTGCCATCGAGGTCACCGAGCATCAGGCGACAGGCTCTTTAATGGGGACGGTGGGCAGTACTGATACCGCAACGATGACGGCTCAGCCGATGCAAATGATGTCTTTGCGAGAGCACAATGCCTTGCCTGCCCGATATTGGTTACCTGTATTGGTGATCGCCTGTCTGTGCTTCGTTGGCCTGATGACGCATAGCACTGAACAGACGCCAATATTGCGTCATGGTGAACCGGTGGATGCTATCGGGCGGATACTTTGGGTGGACGACAACCCACAGAATAATCTGCAGGAAAAGCGCTACTTTGAGCGCCACCATATTGGTGTCTATCCCGTGAAAACCACTGAAGAAGCCTTATTGTTGTTACAAATGTATGAGTACAACTTGATTATTTCTGATATGGGCAGGGCCCAGGAGCCTTTGGCGGGGTTGAAATTGTTGCAGCAGCTCAGAGCATCCGGTAATCACACACCGTATTATTTCTACACGCTGATCGACAGTCAGGAGATGCTGCAGGTGATCGAAAACAGTGGCGGACAAGGGGTTGCGACTCAGCGGCCACAGCTCTATGGTAAAATATTATCTCACTTTGCTACAAAAAATATAGACTTAAGTGATTGA
- a CDS encoding calcium-binding protein — MVKRVLVVFLLGLLGLVGARGAIASDGVCVGLGGGAVVELKRMSLRAVKSVRHIVVLNIVGTTEAETYRLTLDGRRIKVMRATSDSASCVFIYANQVEQIHVYLSEGDDSYDGRAMAIEQHVWAGSGDDEVMGGRGADRLFGGVGNDELRGFAGRDKLVGGTGNDVLIGGGDKDVLEGRDGDDILAGGTGYDILNGGSGRNQLFQGDIVTSAKEQGAQY; from the coding sequence ATGGTTAAGCGGGTCTTAGTGGTGTTTTTATTAGGTCTTTTGGGTTTGGTCGGTGCGCGCGGTGCGATTGCATCCGATGGCGTGTGTGTCGGGTTAGGTGGAGGCGCTGTAGTCGAATTAAAGCGCATGTCTTTGCGTGCAGTGAAATCTGTCAGACACATCGTGGTGCTTAATATTGTTGGCACGACGGAGGCAGAAACGTACCGGCTAACCTTGGACGGTAGGCGCATTAAAGTGATGAGAGCGACCTCGGACAGCGCGAGCTGCGTGTTTATCTATGCCAATCAGGTTGAGCAAATTCACGTTTATCTGAGCGAAGGCGACGACAGCTACGACGGTCGCGCTATGGCCATCGAGCAACATGTCTGGGCCGGTAGCGGCGATGATGAGGTGATGGGGGGGCGCGGTGCGGATCGGTTATTTGGTGGTGTCGGTAATGATGAACTGAGAGGCTTTGCTGGTCGTGATAAGCTCGTTGGTGGTACTGGAAATGATGTGTTGATCGGCGGTGGTGATAAAGATGTGCTCGAAGGCAGAGATGGGGATGATATTCTTGCTGGTGGTACAGGCTATGACATACTTAATGGCGGCAGCGGACGCAATCAGCTCTTTCAGGGAGACATAGTAACCAGCGCAAAAGAGCAGGGGGCACAGTACTGA
- the phaC gene encoding class I poly(R)-hydroxyalkanoic acid synthase: protein MDTDNTDLNKTLTAWWQYNQDLYTIFSNNLLKENPVQQALNEQSARDFGVWLNEIAKQPETFVQHQFDWWQEQIKIMQQTWGQGFDTEQPDIIETERGDRRFKADEWRDNPWFNYIKQSYLLFGQSLLSSIRETPGLDDKLKERLEFFARQVVNSISPSNFISTNPELLKLTLDSKGENLIKGLEMFKKDLAKSGDMLRISMTDEHAFELGKDIATTPGRVVFQNHLFELIQYEATTKEVFKTPLLIVPPYVNKYYILDLKQQNSLVKWSVDQGHTVFMISWKNPDASMAEIGFEDYVVDGVIAALDAIEKQTGEAYVNAVGYCIAGTLVTTAMAYFVSKRMKHRIKSATLLTTLLDFSQPGEIGVFVNEPTISALEKYNLQNGIMHGHLLGVSFSMLRENSLYWNYYVNNYLKGEAPMDLDLLYWNGDSTNLTAKCHNFMLRDLYLENRLVQPREVEVRGTKIDLSKVKQPIYMLSTRDDHIALWQATFQGIQHTSAKTTFVLGESGHIAGVINPPAAEKYGFWYGPDATGDANAWLDKAKHESGSWWPHWGKWLSQYVDEKIPKRATSKKDNPGIYAAPGEYVKVKI, encoded by the coding sequence ATGGATACCGATAACACAGATCTTAATAAAACGCTGACTGCCTGGTGGCAGTACAATCAAGATCTCTACACCATATTCAGTAATAACCTGCTCAAAGAAAACCCCGTTCAACAAGCCCTGAACGAGCAAAGTGCCCGGGATTTTGGTGTCTGGTTGAACGAAATAGCGAAGCAGCCAGAAACCTTTGTTCAACATCAGTTTGACTGGTGGCAGGAACAAATCAAAATCATGCAACAAACCTGGGGTCAGGGATTCGATACCGAACAACCTGATATCATCGAAACAGAGCGCGGGGATCGCCGCTTCAAAGCCGATGAATGGCGTGACAACCCCTGGTTTAATTACATCAAGCAAAGCTATTTGTTGTTTGGTCAGTCTTTACTGTCGTCTATCCGTGAAACACCGGGACTGGACGACAAACTCAAAGAGCGCCTGGAGTTTTTTGCCCGTCAGGTCGTCAACTCAATCTCCCCCAGCAACTTTATCTCCACCAACCCTGAGCTACTTAAGCTGACTTTGGACTCCAAAGGCGAAAACCTTATTAAAGGGTTGGAAATGTTTAAAAAAGATCTGGCCAAAAGTGGTGACATGTTGCGTATCAGCATGACTGACGAACACGCCTTTGAGTTAGGTAAAGACATTGCCACCACCCCGGGGCGCGTGGTATTTCAGAACCACCTGTTCGAATTGATCCAGTACGAGGCAACCACTAAAGAGGTGTTTAAAACGCCGCTGCTGATAGTACCCCCGTATGTCAACAAGTACTATATTCTCGATCTGAAACAACAAAACTCACTGGTAAAATGGTCTGTCGACCAGGGCCATACCGTGTTTATGATCTCGTGGAAAAATCCGGATGCCAGCATGGCTGAAATCGGCTTTGAAGATTACGTTGTAGATGGCGTGATAGCCGCGCTGGATGCCATTGAAAAGCAAACAGGTGAAGCCTATGTCAATGCAGTAGGTTACTGTATTGCAGGAACGTTGGTCACAACCGCCATGGCTTACTTTGTTTCGAAACGCATGAAGCATCGCATCAAGAGTGCCACGTTATTGACAACGCTGCTGGATTTCTCACAGCCCGGCGAGATTGGGGTTTTCGTCAATGAACCGACCATTTCTGCGCTGGAGAAATACAACCTGCAAAATGGCATCATGCACGGTCACCTGCTGGGTGTGTCTTTCAGCATGCTGCGCGAAAACAGTTTGTACTGGAATTACTACGTTAATAATTACCTCAAAGGTGAAGCGCCCATGGATCTGGATCTGCTTTACTGGAATGGTGACAGCACCAACCTCACTGCAAAATGTCATAACTTTATGTTGCGCGATCTGTATCTGGAGAACCGCCTTGTACAACCACGCGAGGTAGAAGTCAGAGGCACAAAAATAGACCTGAGCAAAGTGAAACAACCGATATACATGTTATCGACCCGGGATGACCATATTGCGCTGTGGCAGGCGACCTTTCAGGGGATTCAACACACCAGCGCAAAAACCACTTTTGTACTAGGTGAATCGGGTCATATTGCCGGGGTTATCAATCCTCCAGCCGCTGAAAAATATGGTTTCTGGTATGGTCCGGACGCAACTGGTGACGCCAATGCCTGGCTCGACAAGGCCAAGCACGAGAGCGGCTCCTGGTGGCCACACTGGGGCAAGTGGTTAAGCCAATATGTGGATGAAAAAATCCCTAAGCGGGCCACCAGCAAAAAAGATAACCCAGGTATCTATGCGGCACCCGGTGAGTACGTCAAAGTTAAGATCTAG
- a CDS encoding TetR/AcrR family transcriptional regulator: MRSAEFDREQVLRAAMTAFMEKGYAKTSMQDLKAATGLHPGSIYCAFQNKRGLLLAALEQYNRDRGDELQALFSQHSSARAGLSAYLTHVVDECVSCEPQKLCLTQKALNELAEQDAEAQAILSEQCAMWRNALCAVFERIAEQGELTGTRSPLDRARGLIVSIYGLRTFAHTHPEPQVMRDLGAQILKDVCQ; this comes from the coding sequence ATGCGCAGTGCAGAATTTGACAGAGAGCAGGTGCTCAGGGCCGCGATGACGGCATTTATGGAAAAGGGGTATGCAAAAACCAGTATGCAGGATCTCAAAGCTGCAACGGGTTTACACCCGGGGTCTATCTACTGCGCGTTTCAGAATAAGCGCGGTCTGTTGCTGGCGGCTCTGGAGCAGTACAACCGGGATCGTGGTGATGAGTTACAGGCGTTGTTTTCACAGCACTCATCTGCCAGAGCAGGGCTTTCAGCCTACCTGACTCATGTCGTGGATGAATGTGTGAGTTGCGAACCACAAAAGTTGTGTCTGACGCAAAAAGCGCTGAACGAGCTGGCCGAGCAGGATGCGGAGGCCCAGGCTATTCTCAGTGAGCAATGTGCCATGTGGCGTAATGCTTTGTGTGCAGTGTTTGAGCGTATTGCCGAGCAAGGTGAGTTGACAGGTACGCGCTCTCCTTTGGACAGAGCGCGCGGCCTCATTGTCAGTATTTACGGGTTGCGTACCTTTGCTCATACGCACCCAGAGCCTCAGGTTATGCGTGATTTGGGTGCGCAAATACTCAAAGACGTTTGTCAGTAA
- a CDS encoding alkene reductase: MMSKLFETYALNDKISLKNRILMAPLTRCMADDQLVPTDAMAQYYARRSEAGLIISEATIIRPDGQGYPNTPGLFTPEQIIGWRKVTDAVHANGGKIFAQLWHTGRVAHPHFFDGDKVLAPSAEKVEGTVPRMRDLSYITPTPATVEEISVLVADYAQAASNAIDAGFDGIELHAANGYLIDQFLHHDSNKRTDEYGETPQNMSRFALEVIDAISNRIGAERTAVRLTPGAYFNMQADPRDKPVFDYLLAQLEQRTLAYVHIGIFDDAMEFDFLGGRVSDYVRANYSKTLVGVGGFTPQTGEQALRDERFDLLAIGRPFIANPDYVEKVRQGDALTPYSEDMLTSLV, from the coding sequence ATGATGAGCAAACTGTTTGAAACTTATGCATTAAATGACAAAATCTCACTGAAAAACCGTATTTTAATGGCACCACTCACTCGCTGTATGGCTGATGATCAGTTGGTGCCGACCGACGCCATGGCACAATATTATGCGCGTCGCTCAGAGGCTGGTTTAATCATTTCTGAAGCCACAATTATTCGACCCGACGGGCAAGGCTACCCAAATACACCGGGCCTGTTTACACCTGAACAAATAATTGGGTGGCGCAAAGTGACAGATGCTGTTCACGCCAACGGCGGCAAAATATTTGCTCAGTTGTGGCATACCGGCCGGGTTGCGCACCCGCATTTCTTTGACGGTGACAAAGTGTTGGCTCCCAGCGCAGAAAAAGTAGAAGGTACAGTGCCACGCATGCGCGATTTGAGTTACATCACCCCCACGCCAGCCACGGTTGAAGAGATCTCAGTGCTCGTCGCAGATTATGCACAGGCAGCCAGCAACGCCATCGACGCGGGATTTGATGGTATTGAACTTCATGCCGCCAATGGTTACCTGATTGACCAGTTTTTGCATCATGACAGCAATAAGCGTACTGATGAGTATGGTGAAACGCCGCAAAACATGAGCCGCTTTGCGCTGGAGGTTATCGACGCCATCAGTAACCGCATTGGCGCTGAGCGAACAGCTGTCAGACTGACACCGGGTGCCTATTTTAATATGCAGGCAGATCCACGCGACAAACCGGTCTTTGACTATTTGCTGGCACAACTGGAACAGCGCACACTGGCTTATGTGCACATTGGTATTTTTGACGACGCCATGGAGTTCGATTTTCTGGGTGGCAGAGTCTCGGACTATGTCAGAGCAAATTACAGTAAAACCCTGGTCGGTGTGGGTGGCTTTACACCACAAACTGGCGAGCAGGCGCTACGTGACGAACGCTTTGATTTACTGGCAATTGGCAGACCTTTCATTGCCAACCCAGACTATGTGGAAAAAGTCAGACAAGGTGACGCGCTGACCCCTTATTCCGAAGACATGCTGACAAGCCTGGTGTAA
- the speA gene encoding biosynthetic arginine decarboxylase, with amino-acid sequence MTDLISSEQARECYNVRHWSQGFFGINDQGEVTAMPTVDNPGHAVTLTHIAAQIKAQGYGLPALVRFPQILEQRVNDICQAFNTAIADYQYPKDYLLVYPIKVNQQREVVEGLIASQDGKERKQLGLEAGSKAELLTVLALSEKTSAVIVCNGYKDREYIRLALIGEKLGHRVYIVLEKRSELDLVLAEAKALNVTPRLGLRVRLASQGKGKWQASGGEKSKFGLSASQVLTVIEQLKQADMLSALQLVHFHLGSQMANIRDVRLGVSEAARFYCELRRLGANLINLDVGGGLAVDYDGTRSQSHNSMNYSLAEYANNVVYTIGDTCQQYNQPMPTIISESGRALTAHHAVLITDVVGTESYQPEQLSAVASDAPQLLRNMWRSWQALSEQSDDRALIELYHDTQGDLAEVHGQFAMGLLSLEQRAWAEQVNLRICYELQQRMDNKNRFHRPIIDELGTKLADKFFVNFSLFQSLPDAWGIDQVFPVLPLSGLTQAPKKRAVLLDITCDSDGAVDHYVDGQGIESTLPVPEYTADSPYLLGFFLVGAYQEILGDMHNLFGDTHSVVARVDAQGQLQMDDVDAGDSVADMMRYVHLDVAAFKENFIAQVNTRLEEADRAMCLTELASGLEGYTYLEEC; translated from the coding sequence ATGACAGATTTGATCTCTTCTGAGCAGGCACGTGAATGCTACAACGTGCGCCACTGGAGCCAGGGCTTCTTTGGTATCAATGATCAGGGAGAGGTAACCGCCATGCCGACAGTAGATAACCCGGGGCACGCCGTTACTTTGACACACATTGCCGCGCAGATTAAAGCGCAGGGCTATGGCTTACCGGCTTTAGTGAGGTTCCCACAGATCCTTGAGCAGCGCGTCAATGACATCTGTCAGGCGTTTAATACCGCAATTGCAGACTACCAGTATCCCAAAGACTACCTGTTGGTTTACCCCATCAAAGTGAACCAACAAAGAGAAGTGGTTGAAGGGCTGATAGCCAGCCAAGATGGCAAAGAGAGAAAGCAACTGGGCCTTGAAGCAGGCAGTAAAGCCGAGCTATTGACCGTGCTGGCATTGAGTGAAAAAACCAGTGCTGTAATCGTCTGTAACGGCTACAAAGACCGCGAATATATTCGTCTGGCGCTGATCGGCGAAAAGCTCGGCCATCGGGTGTATATCGTGCTCGAAAAGCGCTCCGAGCTGGACCTGGTGCTGGCCGAAGCCAAAGCGCTTAATGTCACGCCAAGACTGGGCTTGCGTGTTCGTCTGGCGTCGCAGGGCAAAGGCAAATGGCAGGCTAGCGGCGGTGAAAAGTCTAAGTTTGGCTTGTCCGCTTCTCAGGTGTTAACTGTGATTGAGCAGCTAAAACAAGCAGACATGCTGAGCGCATTGCAACTGGTGCATTTTCACCTGGGTTCGCAAATGGCCAATATTCGTGATGTACGTTTAGGCGTAAGCGAAGCGGCGCGCTTTTACTGCGAACTGCGCAGACTGGGCGCTAACCTGATCAACCTGGACGTGGGCGGTGGCCTGGCGGTGGACTATGACGGTACACGCAGCCAGTCGCATAACTCGATGAATTACAGCCTGGCTGAGTACGCCAACAATGTAGTGTACACCATAGGTGATACCTGTCAGCAATATAACCAGCCGATGCCGACCATAATTTCGGAATCGGGCCGGGCGCTGACGGCACACCATGCGGTGTTGATTACCGATGTAGTAGGCACTGAAAGCTACCAGCCGGAGCAGCTGAGCGCGGTTGCCAGCGATGCCCCACAGCTACTGCGCAATATGTGGCGTTCGTGGCAGGCACTGAGTGAGCAAAGCGACGACAGAGCCCTGATTGAGCTCTATCACGACACACAAGGCGATCTGGCGGAAGTGCACGGGCAATTTGCCATGGGCTTGCTGTCGCTGGAGCAACGGGCCTGGGCTGAGCAGGTAAATTTGCGTATTTGCTACGAATTGCAGCAAAGAATGGACAACAAAAACCGTTTTCATCGTCCGATCATCGATGAGCTGGGCACCAAACTGGCCGACAAGTTCTTTGTGAACTTCTCCTTGTTCCAGTCACTGCCCGATGCCTGGGGCATAGATCAGGTGTTTCCTGTGCTACCGCTGAGCGGCCTGACACAGGCGCCGAAAAAGCGTGCGGTGCTGCTCGACATCACCTGCGACTCTGATGGTGCGGTGGATCATTATGTCGATGGTCAGGGCATTGAAAGTACCCTGCCTGTGCCTGAGTACACGGCGGATTCGCCCTACTTGCTGGGCTTCTTCCTGGTCGGTGCATATCAGGAAATCCTGGGCGACATGCACAACCTGTTTGGCGACACTCACAGTGTGGTGGCCCGGGTGGATGCGCAGGGTCAGCTGCAAATGGACGACGTCGACGCAGGCGACAGCGTGGCAGATATGATGCGTTACGTACATCTGGACGTAGCAGCATTTAAAGAGAACTTTATTGCCCAGGTGAATACCCGACTGGAAGAGGCCGATCGGGCCATGTGCCTGACCGAACTTGCGTCGGGCCTGGAAGGCTACACCTATCTGGAGGAGTGCTAA
- a CDS encoding SDR family oxidoreductase, whose amino-acid sequence MESKKIAVVTGALGGIGSAIVKELVNANCFVVAVASPRRTSADIDAWLNEQSINPAAVHGIFLDVTDHQACQQQLDDVIDQFGRIDILVNNAGITRDTSFKKMTLAQWQEVIDTNFNSMFNMTHPVFAHMCANKSGRIINISSVNGQKGQFGQANYSAAKAGMIGFSKALAYEGARAGVTVNVVAPGYTATPMVEKMREDVLESIKAQVPMQRLATPREVAQSVAYLASDQAGYITGETLAINGGLYMN is encoded by the coding sequence ATGGAAAGCAAAAAAATCGCAGTCGTCACTGGTGCACTGGGTGGCATCGGTTCAGCTATCGTCAAAGAGCTGGTAAATGCAAACTGTTTTGTTGTGGCTGTTGCCAGTCCGCGTCGTACCTCAGCGGATATTGACGCCTGGCTCAATGAGCAGTCGATCAACCCGGCAGCCGTGCATGGCATCTTTTTGGATGTCACAGATCATCAGGCCTGCCAACAGCAGCTCGATGATGTTATTGATCAATTTGGTCGCATCGATATTCTGGTCAACAATGCAGGCATCACACGGGATACCTCATTCAAAAAGATGACCCTGGCACAGTGGCAGGAAGTTATCGACACTAACTTCAATTCCATGTTCAACATGACCCACCCGGTTTTTGCACACATGTGTGCAAACAAGTCAGGTCGTATCATCAACATTTCGAGCGTAAACGGCCAAAAGGGTCAGTTTGGTCAAGCGAACTATTCAGCTGCTAAGGCCGGCATGATCGGCTTCAGTAAAGCACTGGCTTACGAAGGCGCCCGCGCAGGCGTGACCGTAAACGTGGTTGCCCCTGGTTATACGGCAACACCTATGGTCGAAAAAATGCGTGAAGATGTGCTTGAAAGCATCAAGGCACAAGTGCCGATGCAGCGCTTAGCCACGCCACGTGAAGTGGCTCAGTCGGTCGCTTATCTGGCGTCTGATCAGGCAGGCTATATCACAGGTGAAACGCTGGCGATTAACGGCGGACTTTATATGAACTAA